In Pseudomonadota bacterium, a single window of DNA contains:
- the cas4 gene encoding CRISPR-associated protein Cas4 yields MSYTESELLPLSALQHLLFCERQCALIHIEQAWAENRFTAEGRILHDNVHERGDETRAGVSIARALPLRSFVLGLSGIADVVEFQREAASGVWQPFPVEYKRGKPKAESCDTVQLCAQAMCLEEMLGVEIPKGALFYGKTRRRLDVVFDDELRKLTTETARRLHELIRGSKTPSPRYDARCEQCSLLDLCMPKAMRRDRKVADYIDAMVDEVKV; encoded by the coding sequence ATGAGCTATACGGAGTCAGAGCTTCTGCCCCTCTCTGCTCTTCAGCACCTGCTCTTTTGTGAGAGGCAGTGCGCCCTCATCCATATCGAGCAGGCGTGGGCTGAGAATCGTTTTACGGCCGAGGGGCGCATTCTCCATGATAACGTGCATGAGCGGGGCGACGAAACTCGTGCTGGGGTAAGCATCGCCAGAGCTCTTCCTTTGCGATCATTTGTCCTGGGGCTCTCGGGGATTGCCGATGTCGTAGAGTTTCAGCGTGAGGCGGCATCGGGTGTGTGGCAGCCTTTCCCCGTCGAGTACAAACGCGGCAAGCCTAAGGCAGAGTCTTGCGATACGGTTCAACTCTGCGCTCAGGCCATGTGCCTTGAGGAGATGCTTGGTGTGGAGATACCAAAAGGGGCGCTCTTCTACGGCAAGACCCGACGACGGCTTGATGTTGTTTTTGACGATGAACTCAGAAAATTGACGACTGAAACAGCACGGCGCCTCCATGAGTTGATCCGCGGGAGCAAAACACCGTCTCCGAGATATGACGCTCGTTGTGAGCAGTGTTCGCTCCTCGATTTATGCATGCCTAAGGCAATGAGGCGGGATAGAAAAGTTGCCGATTATATCGATGCGATGGTGGACGAAGTTAAGGTCTGA